The sequence AGCTGAGCTTCTACTTACAAAATCCATTGCCGAAGAGCTCTACATGGATGAGACTGCATATGTTACAGTAGCCGTCCGCAATTATGGGATCTACACCATGGACTCAGTTACAATAAAAGACACTGTACTTTCCAGCATGGAACTTAAAGACAGTGTAACACTTGAGAAAACGGTGTCATTCAAGCCAGGAGAAACCATTGAAGTATTCACCTATGCACTAAAACCCATCAAACCTGGAAGTTACACATCACCTAAAGCAGTTGCAACATTCTCAGCTTCTAATGGTAAAACCTACACATATGAATCAGAAGATCCAAAAATAGAGATAAATGGACCTTACATCACCCTAACCCAGAGCATAGACAAAACAAAAGTAGAGCCAGGAACCGAGGTTAAAGTCACTGTAACAGCAAAGAACGAAGGTAACAGGGATGCGAGCACCAGAGTATCTTCTACTGATTTCCCGGAAGGCACCAGTTTTGTGAGTGGTGAAACTGCCTATGATAAGGTACTGGGAAAAGGTGAATCCGGAAGCTATTCATACATTCTGAAGATGAATGATGAAGGAACCTTCAAACTTTCACCTGCAACTGCAACTTTTATAGATATGGAAAGCTACAAAGGTGAAAAGATATCGAACATGCCTGAAATAACAGTCGAAATTCCGGAACCTGAGGAAAGCTCAACATCATCAAGTACAAGTAACCCATCGAACGAAGATAGTTCACAAGCAGGAACTGAATCAAATGAAGAGGTCGTGGAACCTGGCTTTGAATCGATCTTCGCAATTGCAGCGCTTGCTGGTGTCTATCTGGCAATAAGAAGGAGAAAATAAATCGATCATGCGTGTGAGAATACAAATCTGCCTGATCATTTTATTTGTCACATTCCTATGTGTAAATACAGCCATCGCCTCGTCCGATGAGGATACGAACTGGAACGAATCGGCTAACTATACCCTTTACTGGGGAGATAGTATAGAGGTAGATGGCTTTTTGATCAAGGCGAACGATTTCTCAAAAGCAAGACCTTTCGATATTGATACAGATTACGTAATGCTTACCATCAACTCCGATGAATCGAAAGAATGGACTGCCCTGCTCTCGGTCAACAACAGCCAGATACCCAACACCAAGATCTTTGGTGAAAGACTGAACATAACTGCTTTTGAAATCATTACGGGAAATGATATTCCGGCACCATATACAAAAATAGAGGTTTCTACACTTAACGTTACAGAGGAAGAGATGGATAGCTGGATCAATAACACCATCTCTGTGACCAAGACAAAGTACAAAGATACCTACATTGATGAAAGGGTCTTCATTGCAATCCAGATAAACAATCTTCGGAACCTTGAATTTCAGAGTGTCCTGATAAACGAAACGTTACCTGAAAATATTCTAATAGACCCTGATATCAATGTGGACCAAACGATCAATATAAGCCCATATTCAAAAAACACTATTCAGTATTCTGTCAAAGCATTACGTCCTGGAAACTACACCATCCCACCAACTGAGATCGAAATTACAGACAATGGGATAAAGTATTACCAATACACCAACTCAACAGAACTGGTTGTATACGGACCATACATCAATGCTACAAAGACAGTCACAGTTGATGGAAATAATCCACAAATTTATGATATTACTATAAAAGTTAAAAATGAAGGTAATCGTGCAGCATATCTAGAGATCAAAGATGAAATGTTGCCAAATTCAGTTCTTATGGAAGGAAAAACAGCAACTGAGATGGTCATTTTCCCTGATAAAGTCAAAACCCTGGAGTATTCCATAAGGATAGAGGATATTAAAGTAAATCCAATAGTTCCTTCGGCAGAAGTATACTTCTCAGATTCAAAAGGATATTCTGACACTTTGAAAACGAAAAGATTCTACTTATTCGAAGAAGGAGAAGAAGTACCAGATCCCATTGAAGAAATGCCGGAAGATGATCTGGAGACAGAAGTTTCTGAAAACATCACTGAAAGTGATGGAGAGGACATTGAATACCCTTCATTCGGACGTATTCGATCTGTAAAGGACATCATCGATAACACGATGAGAATAATTAATGAAGCGCTTGAATACAAATGAGTATTCATCTTCCATATAGAACGAAATCTTTTTAGCCATCTCAATAGTTTAAGGCTACAGGAATGAGACATGAAAAAAGAACAAGGATTTGAAAAAGCTAAGTTCGAGATAATACTTTCGGGAAGATCAAATGTTGGAAAATCGTCCATCATACGAGAGCTTACAGGTAAAAAAGTGAAGATTGGTAAACGCCCGGGAGTTACATTAAAGCCTGCCCATAGCCTGCGTTCTGATCTGTTAATTACAGATCTTCCCGGATTCGGATTCATGAGCGGGGTCAAAGATCGAAAGCAGGACATCGTGAAGGACCAGATCGTACGTTACATAGAGGATAATGCCGACAGAATAAAGATAGCAGTCCTTGTCACTGATGCAGTTTCATTCATAGATGTGGTCGAACGCTGGGAAAGCCGTAATCAGATACCTATTGACATCGAAATGTTCGATCTTTTCAATGAACTTGGATTTGATACCATTGTTGCCATAAACAAGATGGATCGGATAAAAGACGTAGAACAGCAAGAGAGACTTGATGGCATCGTTGAAAAACTTGGCCTGACCCCACCCTGGAACCAGTGGAATTACATAATTGCTCCAACAAGTGCAAAAAAAGGAGATGTCAAAACACTTAAAGGGCTACTCCGAAAGCGTCTTCACGATATTAAAAGAGATGACCTTTTCAAATACATCTGAGATAATTATCAATTAAATATGATACAACTATGAGCTAACTATAGGTAAATGAAATTAAGCTTCACTTACCTACAATTTAATTAGATCCATAACTTACTTACATTTTATTTTACCTTACGCGGAACACGGCACCGATATCAAGTGCTATCTTTTCACATTTTTTAATATCGATGTCATTAAAGCCCACAACGGTCATACGGGTATGAATACCCGCCGCAATGGAATCTCTTGCAAAATCCAGCATAGCATTATAGGAACCCTCAAAAGCAGGCCGGCAGATCTCATTATATTTGCTCTCAGATTCTGCATTAAGGCTCACAGACACCTCATCAAGGCCCGCTTCCTTCAACTCTGCCACAACATTCCTTTCAGGATAGATCAACTGTGCATGACCATTGGTATCAAGCCTTACCTTTACGCCACGTTCCTTGAGCCAATGAGTGACCTCCAGAAGAACATCAAAACGGAGCGTTGCCTCGCCGAACCCTGTAAATACTACTTCCCGATATTTACCCAGATCAAGAGACTCGAGCTTTTCTAATATTTCCTCAACAGAGGGTTCTTTTTTGAGGCGCAGATCGTAACCATAAACTCCATCTGAAACATCACGTATGCAGAAAACACAACTTGCACTGCATCTGTTAGTTATGTTAAGGTACAGGTTGTCATGCCCTTCGTAGCAAAGTGTACCAACATTCTCAAGATTCCCATCAAATTCGTTTTCTGTCATTTACAACCTCTTATGTTTACATTATTGTCTTCCCAGTAACCTGACCCCATAACAGGATATTTTTCATATGGAACATTCGGCGAAAGGAAATACATGTCTGCTTTAGAGCCATTGTCCAACAAAACATCCTCCCTGAAGAACCACTACCCTTCAAGATCATCGATGATATCTAACGTTTCACTATCCACGTTAAAAAGTTCACCGGAGATCCTTGATTCAGGTTCACTCATCACCACTCCGGGAAACTCATTCATGTCAAGCATACGAAATCTTTCCTTTGTATAGTTCTTAGATACAAGAACAGAATCACCAAGCAGATGATGATTACAATATCCACATTTCAAAGTGCCGTAAACAAATAAAAGGCTCATTTTACCCACCCAGATGCCTATTTTTCTGTTTTATTTTTCATAATACATCCAAGCACCACGATTAAACGACTATATACATAGATAGAGGATTTATACTAAACGCCTTGTAACCACATTTTGACATGGTCAAAAATTATCGATCACAAGCTCAAAAAGCATTGCATAAAGTGACTATTTCACCAAAGCCCTAATTGAATGTTTATATGATTTTGCACAGATTTAGACTTCAAACCCATCTTTATGTGAGAACTATGGATCCCAAACTATTTGAATGATATGAAAATATATAAAAATCAATATGCATCAACCTACCGCAAAGAGTTTTAGGTAGAAACTCTTACTTTTATAAGGGTGGGAGATAAAGGTGGATTTCCCCAGGTTGATCTTGCATCACCACACATTCACTCCGGAAAAACCACTCCAAATACCCGTATATCCTCCATGAAAAACTTCCCCATCCTCTCACCCATCCACTTGAAGTAAAGAACGCTTATTTTATTCCAAAGTTCATCTTGATGAGGCCTTTCCTGACAGCATCCGGCAACTGCCCGCACTGTAGCGCCTTCATATGTTCAGGATCGATCATTTTGATCGCTGCAGACATCATTGAATCGGAGCGCATGAGGTTATCCATCAGCTTTCTCACATAGACCGCGGTCTTGATCTCAAGTCCCATCTCCCTTCTCCAGCGCTCATCATAATCTGTCAGCTTGCATTTGCCCTCAAGGAAATCAACGGCAGTCTGACCAGCTATTTTTCCACCGACCATTGCAGTAGATATGCCTCCACCATTGGTAGCTATGATGTGGCCGGCAGCATCACCGGCAACCAGCGTATCCTTTGTAGAGGTCACTTTAGGAGCACCACCAACAGGCACAAGCCCGGAAACAACGGAAATGATAGAACCGCCAGTCAGTTTTTTACTGGCAATTGGGTGCTCATACATGAACCTTTCAAGATAATCCCTTGCAGACATGCCATTCCTGAAAAGGACTTCCCTGATACCCACACCTATATTAGCAGTATCGCCTCCCTGTGAGATCACCCAGGCATAGCCGCCGGGAACATAATCTTTTCCAAAGTACATCTCTACAGCATCCCGGTCAACATCCACACCGCTTACCTCATACTCAAATGCTGTACCTGTACCCATTGGATCAGGATCACGCACAAGTCCCTTTGCTTTACCAACGATCGAATTAGGACCATCCGCACCAATGAGAACTTTTCCATGGATCGTATGTTCGCCGAAAACACCATCTACCTCAACTGTCGTACCGTTTACCTCAAGGACATTGGTACCTGCCATGAGTTGTGCTCCGGATTTGCCTGCCTCCTTTGCAAGGTACTTGTCAAACCTGCGCCTGTCGATCGCATCAGCATCGACCTCAAATTCCTTGGAATTACCATTGGGAGCGATAAAGCGCTGTACACTGCTTGAAGCATGGATACAGTCCGAAGGTATGGACTCAAGAGTAAAGGGAAGCTCAGCATTTGGAACAAGCTCCTGCAAAGTATCAAGATGAGGAAGGAAACCACCACATTGGAGTGGTATACCAATATCCTTCTTTTTATCTATGAGAAGTACGGATGCACCTGCCTGAGCTGCATAGGTTGCAGCTGTAGAACCGGCAGGCCCTGCACCGACAATGATCAGATCATATGAGTTTTCAGGCGTCATGGGAATGTGTTCTATAAGAGTAATATATTATAAATCTGTTTCAGCGATCAATCCACCAAATGTTAGTGAGTGATTGAAGTACTCAGCTAAACCAGTAAGTAAGTAAGTAAGTAAGTAGGAAAAATAGATCAGTAAATAAGAGGATGAAATTAGAAAAACCAGGGAAATAAGTAGGAAATTAGAAAAAAACGTTGTGTAAAGAATAATTTGATCTATCCTTCACATCAAAAAAGAAGCTGAGAAATTAGTCAGCTACTTCACCGAAAGCGAACTTGCGCATTACTTTGGTGACCTTGATAGTCACTTCATCGCCAACGGAGGTGGCAGGTACAAAGATGACAAAACCGCTTACTCTTGCGATGCCGTCTCCTTCCTTTGCAATATCTTCAATTGTTACGTCGTATGTTTCGCCAGCTTCTACTGGAGCAGTTGATTCCATGTTGTTGAACAAATATTTCACATCCTTTTTGTGATGCTTGAAAGGACTAACTAAGCTGAAAAACATAATGGAAAAAGAAGCACATACTTGAGTAAATACCACCTAATACCTTACGTTCGAAGCAAAAAGTTATACTTTAAAGCATTAATTAAATTGCATGGATGGGATATAAGGATTCTGGTCTAAAAAAACGTAAAGGAAGACATCGGAATTAATAGCCGCCGCCTACCTGCAAAAGTTCGAAATCCATCTCATCCGGAACCTCTGCCTTGAAAACAAAGACATTACACCTCAGATTCCTTGCCTCTGTAATAGCACGCTTCTGGGTGTCCGTGATCTGACCATCAGAAGTAGCGATGCAGAACATCTTCCTGTCATTGTTACTAACAAGGAAATCAAAGTCATCTGAATAAGCTTTCAGGAAATCCACAAACGTTTTGAGCTCATCCCATTTACTGCATAGGTGAATATTCTTTGATGCAGAGTTCTCCACATACCAGTCCTTGCTCATATAAGGATAAGCATTATACTGGTCTTCGAGCTCTTCAAAGCTCTTGTAGATCCGACCCACATCACGCCTGAGACTTATCCATTTCCAGCCCTGATCTGCAAAGTATCTTGCTGCCAGTATCTCAACAATTGCTTCTTTATCGTTAATTTCCAGTTTCATCATAACACCTAAAGATCAAAGATCATCATCCTGCGAATAGCTCCTTCCAAGACGAAGAGCTATTTCAGCTTTTTCAAGTTCACATCCGAGATAGGATGCATGGTCCACCTTTGATATGAGCTTCATCTTCATAATAGTGTCCATTATATCTCTTGCATTCTGCCCCACGATCGTTGCTTTTTCATGTTGTGCGACAATAACGCCACCATCATCATCTGCAGCTGTACCTATCCTGAAAGGACCTAACGGGTCAAGTTCCCATCCGGCAAACTTCTGCGCCATGACATATTTTTCCGGAACTTCAACATCCGGACGCCTTCGTTTTTCTTTAAGGCATAGAAGATCGATCCCCAGGTCCTTTGGAGAGCTTTCCCTTTCCTTTGCAAGGGCCATCATCTTTGCTGCTGTATTAAGTTCACTTATGGAACCACGTGTTTTCTCACTGAACTCAGGCGTGAACAAAATGCATGAACCCACATCTGCAGCAATTCCACAAAGGGTTGCATTGACCCCTACAGAATCAGCATCAATGAGCTCAGTTACATTCCCAGCCCCGAAGAACACAGGAACGTCAGGATACTCTTCATGGAATCTGGAATACCTTACGATCGATCTTGAGATGCCATGTCCTATGGGATCAAGCACAGGATCGGCAATAATATTACTAATTCCTGCTGATCTGGCTGCATCGATGTTTTTTAAAAGGCTTCCTAAGCCTCCCCCTGCATCCGGAATTATGACTGCTGCAACTCCTGCACGAGCAACATCCCCTGCTACTTCATCAATGTTACTGGAATTCAGGCTCAACACAAGATCGACACCCTCAGCCAGTGCAGCTTTAATTAACTCCGATCCAAGCGTGTCAATGCTTATAGGAACAGTGGATACTTTACGAGCCACACGCACAGCCCTCTTTACATCTTCTGAAGATGCAGTGAGTGATGCACCAAGATCTATAATGTCAGCACCTTTTTTGATGAACGAAGTGATCCTGTTAGAAAGTGTTTCCTCATCAAGGCCAGTTGCATTCACAACCTCGGCCATAACCTTCATTCGGGAATCGCCACCAAGCTTCACATTTATAAGGTTCATAAGCGGTTCAGCATTTTCCTCGATCCCATCAAGGGTTTCAAGGGCAATATCCCTCCATACATCGGAGAGAAGTTCGCATGCAGGAACCTCCAGCGAGAATTCCATCTCGTCGACAAATCGAAGTACGCTACTGAGATCATAAGCATGTTTGGGACCAAGGAAGATCTTGCACCCCAGCTCCTTTGCAACAAGTGAAAAATCTCCGGTACAAAAACCCGGTATAAAGATCACATCATACTTCTTCTGCTGCATTTTAAGGGCAGAGAGCAACCTGTGAGGAGTAAGAAATGCGGCTACTTCAATATCCAGAACAAGAACATCGGCATTATCAACTACAGAGTAACGTACAGTTTTCTCTGCAAGCTTACCGGTTGCGACCAGAATTTCCATGACCTAAGATTAGCTGCATTATAAAAAAGAATATCTATTGCAAGAAAAGCAGATCGATCAAAAAATAGATGGAACAGGATCGGTGATATTCCACACCGACCCATGAAAAAGGAACTTACTGGATGATGTCAATAATTGAACCGCCGTGTGATGCCTGTGCACCTATTGGTTCAACTATTGTACGACGTCCCCGTTCGACCCGAGAAAAAGAGGAGGACCTCGATGTGTTTGTATTTGTATTTGTGTTCTCAACAATACCTGATTGGGACTGAGGACCAAGAACCTGTGCAGACTGTACACCGGTCATGATGGCCATAACACGCACTTTGCCTTCGTAATCGTCCCTGATACGTGCTCCCCAGATGACATTTGCATTTGGTGAAAGCTCATAGGTAAGGGATGCTGCGATCTCTTCTGCTTCCTTCAGGCTAAGATCCGGACCACCTGTGATGTGTACAAGGCTGCCTGTTGCGCCTCTGTAGTCAACATCAAGGAGTGGGTGATTAAGTGCTGTGCGAACAACGTCGTTGCTCTTGTCCTGGTTCTTGCTGTCTCCGACAAGCATGACAGCAACGCCACCGCAGCCCATGATAGCACGAATATCTGCGTAGTCAAGGTTGATGAGAGATGGCTGTGTGATAGTCTCTGTGATTCCTTTTACGGTCTCAGCGATAAGCTGGTCCATCACGGAGAATGCCTGCTCGATAGGCAGGTTTGGAACATAATCAAGAAGCCTGTTGTTGTCAAGAACGATTACAGTGTCAGCTGCCCTGCGGAATTCCTCAAGACCTTCCTCAGCTTTTACGGTACGTGCACGCTCTACTCTGAACGGACTGGAGACCATACCTACTACGATAGCGCCCTGTTCTTTTGCGATCTCTGCAACAACAGGTGCTACACCAGTACCGGTTCCTCCACCCATACCAGCTGTTACGAAAACAAGGTCACTTTCCTTGAATATCTCTTCAAGGGTACCGCGTGCAAGCTCTGCAGCTTTTGCGCCAACTTCAGGATAACCGCCAGCACCAAGACCTCTTGTAAGGGTCTTACCGACAAGGATCTTCTTGTCAGCACGGATGTGATCCAAATGCTGTTTATCGGTGTTAATAGCAATAGTTTCTGCACCTTCAATACCGATGTTGTACAAACGGTTGATGGTGTTGTTTCCAGCACCGCCACAACCAACTATGGTGATCCGGGGCATTCCGAACCCATCGAACTGGTCGTCTGCTGATACTGATTGCCTGTACTCTTTCTCTTTCTCTGTATGTCTTAATGCTTCTTGTACTATAGACTGCACGTTCATCCCCTCTCTTGGATATTGCATTCTGCTGCAATTTGCGTGTGTTAAACACGCCGACTGTAGTTTAGATCAATGTTATGCTCCCTACGATTATTTCAGGAGGCTTTACTCTCTCTTGTCCGCAAGCATCCCTGCGGCCGTCCGTGTTGTAAGCGAACGGTTATATTCCGGCAAAAATGAAGTAGTCTATAGTAGTCACTGACTGAGTTACTACTACCGGGAACCCCGATAACGTTCTTCACATCACCCTCTCTTGCTGTCAGAAATAAATCTGACATATGAAACAGACCAAACTGACAAAAACCTAAGTATTTGTCGGACCTATTCCAATATGACTGTCGTCTAAAAATACTATTTATAGATATTGATATATAAGGTTATCGACAATTGTCGCAAAGCACTTGGACATCACTGCAATCGATTTGATATTTAGCACTATTTAGAATTCGAATATTGTCGAACTTTTGTATTTAAAAGAAAAAGCATACTTTGCAAATATTGTAAAATAAATATTATACTGAACTTTATTATATAACCTGATCAATAATCACTTGTAAAGTTCCAGAAAGTACTTGCTATCAATTATAAATTTGAATAGATAGGAAGTACTTTCTGGATAAAAGAAGATATCAGATAACAGGGAATGATCACATGGGAAGATATTCAGTAGAAGAATTTATTGAAATGACCGGTCAAAAGGACCTTGGAGAAGGTTTATTTGAGCTTGAAAGGGACAGGATGCTTGAGCTTAACCTTAATGGAAGGGTATGGACAAAGCGTGGCTCAATGGTAGCGTACCTTGGTGACGTGAAGTTCACAAGAGAGGGCGTACTCGAACATGGTGTTGGAAAAATGCTAAAAAAGGCAGTCACCGGAGAAGGTGTCAGCCTTACAAAAGCAGAAGGCCAGGGAAAAGTTTACCTTGCAGATGAAGGCAAGAAGATCTCCATACTCAAACTTGATAACGACTCCATTTTTGTCAATGGCAATGACCTTCTTGCTTTTGAAGATGGAATAAACTGGGACATCAAGATCATGAAAAAGGTTACCGGAATGCTCGCAGGAGGACTTTTCAACGTCAAACTTGAAGGTACCGGAATGGTAGCGATCACAACACACTATGATCCACTGACACTTAAGGTAACAAAGAACAGACCGGTCTTCACTGATCCAAATGCAACAGTTGCATGGTCAGGCAACCTGAAACCGGACCTTAAAACCGACATATCCCTCAAGACGCTTGTCGGACGTACAAGCGGGGAAAGTGTACAGATGGCTTTCAAAGGAGAAGGCTTTGTGGTAATACAGCCATATGAGGAAGTACCTTTCCAGGCAGCACCCCCTTCTTAAAAATAAAGAGCATAAAATAAGCGAAGGTGCAGCAATGCGCCTTCCAAATTAGATTTATCCCTTGGTAATGCACTCATATCGCACATCAGCACGACTTATTTTTGGTACATTACCCCACATTCCCATATATTCCCCCTGGACCACCAGAGCACCATCTATACCAGGAATACCTTTTACGACCTCGAATGCTTTCTCAACAGCATCCCGTCCGGTATCAGTTGAATTTGAAAGGGCGGTAGCCGCAGAGTCCGCCAGCGAGATATCATCCGAAAATATGACAGCAGCATCTGCCTGACCAAAACTTATGGATGGACCCACAGTACCAGAAGAAGTGCAGATCCCACGAATTTTTGAAGAAGGTTCAATTACAAGTCCTATATCCTTTATTGAAGAAGTTCCTGCATATATGCCAATGACAACCTGCCGGTCATTAATGATCGCAATGTCTCCGCCATTATCAACTATCGCATAAGAGGCACCTGCACCCACCATCGCTTCAACAGCAAGTGCTGATATTGTACCGGCAACGGCGCTCATGGGACCAATACCCATAATATTGCCTGCCTTTACAAGCCTCCTGACGACTTCCGGTGCATCCTCACTGCATTCATAGGATTCCAGTGTTATCTTAAAATAAGGATCCCGGAGGATATATCCCTCCAGTTCTGCCCTATGCAGAGCGATAGCATGCTTTGCTGCATCAATATGAGACTGCTCGTCACCAACAATGGTGACAATGGTCTCCTTGAGCTGAAAATGCTCTTTCATGATCCCGAATCACTGGCCAAGGGCCAGGGCGTTATGTGGGCACATTTTTAGACAGGTACCACACTGGATACATTTATCAGAATCTACCTCAATGCTCCAGTCATCTGCGAATGAGAATACCTTCACCGGACAGACAGAGATACAAGCACCACATTCCACGCACTCGTCCTCATCCCTATGTATCGGAGTATCAAGTACCACGACCTCAGCACCCCTGCTAACAAGGGAATCACGGATCTTCGTAAGCTGATCGGAAGGGATCTCAGCCACAACTTCACCGTGGATCGGATCAAAGTGTGCCTGGGAGATGTTCAGTAATGAACCTGTTTCTATAATCGCTTCTGCGAGGATAGGTGTTGTAACGATATCCGCAGCCAGATTTATTTTGATCATCATGTTTAGTGCCTCCTTGCGAGCAATTTGCTGATATCATCACTTGTGACTATACCTACAACATGCTTATTAGAATCGATCACAGGAAGTGCCGAAACATTATTGCTATCCAGTTTGAAAGCGGAAATGTCGATAGCTTCGTCAGGACTTGTTGTGACAACATTTCGGGTCATTATATCCTTAACAAGATCATATTCATCTTTTGCCACAGCCTTTGATATATCCCATGAAGTAACGATTCCTACAAGATGATTCCCACTATCTACTACAGGCAGATGGTTGAATTGCTTTTCCATGATAATCTTGGCAGCATCATGAAAACCTGCATCATCATGGATAGTTGTAACATCCGGGGACATTATATCCAGCACAAGTGGATTCACATTGCTCTGTTTCATTGCATTGCATGGTGTTGTCGTAGGGAGACGTTCCACAGGCATGCTTACAAAGAAATCACCGGCTTTGATCCAATCCTTTAGTTCATTGGCTATCTGACGCGATTTCTTGAAACTTGACATCGGAGAGGTCGGAACTTCTTTTCCGTCAATGTCTATAGAGCCTGAACGAAGTTCTCCATATGTGACTGTCCTGAGTGCCGGTCTATCCCTGCTGGGGATTCCGTAGTCAAGCAGGTTAGTGACAA comes from Methanococcoides sp. AM1 and encodes:
- a CDS encoding 4Fe-4S binding protein; protein product: MMIKINLAADIVTTPILAEAIIETGSLLNISQAHFDPIHGEVVAEIPSDQLTKIRDSLVSRGAEVVVLDTPIHRDEDECVECGACISVCPVKVFSFADDWSIEVDSDKCIQCGTCLKMCPHNALALGQ